TGCAGCTTTCCAGCGCGGCCTCGAAGTCCTCCGCCGCATCGACCTTGCGCATACCCTTGCCGCCGCCGCCCGCGACCGCTTTGATCAGCACCGGATAGCCGATCGCGTCGGCCTCCTGCTTCAAACGCTCGACCGACTGGTCCTCGCCCTCGTAACCGGGTGTCACGGGCACGCCCGCTGCGCGCATCAGCTTCTTCGCAGCGTCCTTCAGCCCCATCGCTTCGATACTGCTCGGCTTCGGTCCGACCCAGATCAGGCCGGCATCGATCACGGCTTGAGCAAAACCCGCGTTCTCGCTGAGGAAGCCGTAACCCGGATGGATTGCGTCCGCCCCGGTCGCCTTGGCCGCGGCGATGATCTTCTCGCCGACGAGATAGCTCTCGGCCGCAGGCGAAGGGCCGATATGCACCGCTTCGTCGGCCGAGCGGACGTGCAGCGCCTTGGCATCGGCATCCGAATAGACCGCAACTGTCGCGATCCCCATCGCGCGCGCGGTGCGGATGATGCGGCAGGCGATCTCGCCGCGGTTGGCGATGAGCAGCTTTTGTATCATGCGAAACCGGTTAGTCGGCTGGAGCCTGCGCGGCAAGCGTGGGGCGCATCGGCGCGATCGGGCCAGCTTCCCGAACCTCGGCAAGGATTTCGCCGCGAGTCCATTCGGGCGGCTCGGCAGGGGCGGCGGGGCTGTTGCGCAGCGCTTCCCACAACGCCGCCAGCGCATGGCCGAGCTTGGCGGGGCGCGAGACGATCACCCGGTGGTCCCACGCCGTCGGGCCCAGCGCCACGACCTTGCGCCCGATCGCGCCGTAGATGCGCGCGGCAGACAGCACGGCCCAGCGGCTGCGGAACGGCAGCTTCGCCGCGCCGAGCCGGGCCATCGCCTCGTGCTTTTCCATCCGCCGGACCAGCCGTGCGGCCATCGCCGCCAGTTCCTCCCGGTGGTGCGGCTTCATGTGCTGGCCGGGCTCGATATCCTCCTCGACCAGCCATTCGACCGGCAGGTAACAGCGGTCGGCGCGGTCGTCCTCGGCGATGTCGCGGGCAATGTTGGCGAGCTGGAACGCGATCCCCAGGTCGCACGCCCGGTCGAGCGTTTCGGTATCGTCTGTCGAAACGCCCATCACCACCGCCATCATCACCCCGACCGCCCCGGCGACGTGGTAGCAATACCGCGCGAGGTCCATGCCCGTGCGCGGGCGCCAACCTGCGGCATCGAGCGCGAAGCCTTCGATCACGTCATCGGCCATTTGCCGGGTCAGCCCGCATTCGCGCGCGACGAGTCCAAGCGCGTCGAATGCTTCATCACCTGTCGGCACGC
Above is a window of Tsuneonella mangrovi DNA encoding:
- a CDS encoding phytoene/squalene synthase family protein, with amino-acid sequence MSSSGGQDRAALVEAAHRSISEGSKSFSAASRLFDRPTRERAWLLYAWCRRCDDIADGQVMGGALSNDGDPVSRIATIRQLTERAFEGVPTGDEAFDALGLVARECGLTRQMADDVIEGFALDAAGWRPRTGMDLARYCYHVAGAVGVMMAVVMGVSTDDTETLDRACDLGIAFQLANIARDIAEDDRADRCYLPVEWLVEEDIEPGQHMKPHHREELAAMAARLVRRMEKHEAMARLGAAKLPFRSRWAVLSAARIYGAIGRKVVALGPTAWDHRVIVSRPAKLGHALAALWEALRNSPAAPAEPPEWTRGEILAEVREAGPIAPMRPTLAAQAPAD